The Arachis hypogaea cultivar Tifrunner chromosome 14, arahy.Tifrunner.gnm2.J5K5, whole genome shotgun sequence DNA window caaacttttggattaattgaaaatgaaccaggaagcaaaaagctggaccaaaagttagcccctaactttttggctaacttttgggcaaaagctggagcaaaagttagcccctaactttttggctaacttttggcatgaaaaacactccctggatgagcaaaagtttgcgccaacgttagcccctaactttttggctaacgttggcacatgaaaaacactccctgggctagcaaaagtttgcgccaacgttagcccctaactttttggctaacgttggcgccatgagtgtgcaaggggtatacttccaacaagaataacttgagctacagagctccaaatgaggtgattcaaaaagcaatggaaagtaggaattaagagctttccaagcatatatggcattgcatggtggacactaaaattgagggagaaaactgccccgcaatgagcataaatgaacatggtggcaaccggcagtgaggccaactgacctctgcaccttcgacggagtgtaactcgagctgtagagctccaaatgatgtgctcccaacggcattggaaagtagacatctagggctttccaacaatgtctaatagtatggggtggacaatatgttTGAGCCTCTAGAACTGCCATTTTCgatcacgtttgaggcaaactttacctcaaacgctgcacaccaaggccagcaaccttgtcctcttcaaaggagcataacttgagttgtagatgtccaattgaggtgattccaattgggttagaaagctgacatttagagctttccaaccatatataatagtctatagttggcatgaaattggcaacgttgacaagaggacaaagtagcaccccacacatgcacacaagggggccaacgttggagcaaaagtttgacccctaacttttgccccaacgttggtatcagcaaggaagggtgctgatatgaaaagttggagcaaaagttagaccctaacttttactccaacttttactcaagctttcatgattccaacccagttcaattcggttctctctccaactccaagagcaatcaaccaaggcctctatcaacccaattccatcaagagcaagggcccattatcaacactcaaaggcacaagagatagttagaatagaaattttattttaattgtaatttattttgaatttcattttcattttgtaaaaatgcctatataaggcatcattctcattttagaagGGAGGCCCGAATAGAGAGAAGGGAGGGTGACTCCactagagagctctctctctctgaattttcattttctgttttgaatcttgaattgagattggaaggaattctgttttcattctctatttgcaacttctctttacttcttctgcaatctttcttttaattctctgcaacttttctcttgttggatcaaggaaggatccactcctgagatcttcaacatccttttaaattgctgcaaattaagcacagttactttctgtttttaattcttcaagcactTCTGTTTAAAATCTGCTGCATTTGATTTCACATTCTGATTCTTGGAGTGATTGCTCTCTGATCTCCTTGTTCCCAATTTATTTTCCAgcacttttgttcctctgcactttacGTTTAAGTTGTTATGATCTtgatttattcttcctgcaatttaacttttcagttacttgatctactgcttccttttaatttccagcacctattcccctttaatttcatgcaatttacatttcttgcaatttaagattcttgcaatttacatttcttgccccttaagttacttgccaatttacattctgcaactttaaattcattgtcctttacttcctgttggttacaatttcaccCAATCTCACTTAAAtgatagcttgactaaactaatcacccactaaagttgcttgatccatcaattcctgtgggatcgacctcactcccgtgagtttcattacttgatgcgacccagtgcacttgccggttagttttgggtgttttggagaaattcgtttctccgcgaaaatatcccatcagccGTCACCAAACGCATCATCGCCGCTGGAGGAGCTTCGCACTTCGCCACCGCCGAGGAGGGGAAAGAGGAGCTGCTCCCTCGCCAGTCACCGTCGTGCTTCCTGGTTGCCGATGAGGGAGCCGCGAGAACCGTTGCAGCTGTTGAGTAAATCTATGCTTTTAATTGTTATTACTCTTTTCCAATTGATTTTAGGAAATCGAAGTTTTACAGATTCGACAAGGAAAGAAACCGGTGGAAGGAGAGAACCGATGGTGCCGTCAAGTTCCCTAAGAACAAGGTTAGTAGCAGGGTTTGGCTTCTCatctgaaaaaaattgatttgtgcTTCTTTGTTTATGTTTATTCTCTGATTCATTTGTGCTTCCCTAGTTCCCTGATTCTTCCATTCGTAAGTAGTTAGAGAAGTTTAAATGATATTTGTTTGAGCCTCATATAATAATGTCGAACGTGGTTCTTTTGCTGTCATTATAGTAGTTAAATCTCAGAAGGTTAATTGGTTCATTTGTGCAACTaagttttgttctttttttttgtgtttatgcTGAACAAAATCATTGCTGAGTGTGGTTCTTTAGCTGTAAGCACTCCAAATCATTGAAAAAGGTAATTCATGGATTCcatatttttttcatttgaaaatcATACTAGAACAATATAATCTGATATGAGAAGCTGTTAATGAGcttgatttatatttataagaAATTATAAACTGATTGATTGAATAGCTTATCTGCTTTTGCTTTGCTGCTGCTACCTGACTCTATTCCAATCTTAGCCTCAGGTGCCTTTTTCCTATATTTGCAGAACTTCTCTCAAGAGCTTCAAAAGCTTGAGGAGTATTGCATGAACCAGAAATCCATTTATTCAATggtacctatatatatataactctctTATTAATGCTTTTACTTTGTTTAATTTTCTTCAGCACCGCTTGGTTCATCTGTATTTGACCTAATGAGCTCTTTTACTTGCATGAACTAATTGAAATCTCAATATTGAGTTGCTTGATTCATAGTACTAAGTTTGATGAGAAGAAAACTGAGTTGatacttatttaatttttgtcattttatttatttaacaccatatttttatttgattattattattcatagtaCATGGTTTCCATTGGAGCAGCTTGTAATCTTTCTTGGCCTGCTGGCCGTCTCGTGATCCAAGTACTAGATGATTTCTACGGACCCCGTGGTTAAGGTGCATAACGTACCATGCACAGGCACACACTTGCTCTCATACTCATGCAGTCATGGGAAGAATTTCTATCAGCTTGTGCTCAATAACACTGCtattttcaattataattttagttataCTCAACATGCTTCATTGTTATTGCTTACTTCTTGTTAGCAAGATAAATTTTACCATGAAAGCACCATCAGAAACTTACTAATCAATTTTGCTCCTTTGTCCATGATATGCATTTGTAAAATAGCATTTGTAAACATAGCATTTGTAAAATAGCATCAGGGGTCTACAGCAAAGAAAATACCGAGTTGGTATTGATAACCTCCTTGTGTTACTGATTGGCGAAATTCCTATTGCAATGCCAACTGTCCTTTCAGTTACAATGGCTATTGGTTCACACAAATTGTCTCAGCAGGTTATATTTAGTTTATTGATTCACACATTTTGTTGAGCTATATAGGATGGAATGTAATGTTGTACTTAAGTGCCTGAGAACTAAAATATAGAAACACGAAGACAGAGACTACATAGAAAATCAGGCACATTTTGTTCCTAGATAGaaactttttttctatttctgtATCTATCTCCTTCAAATAGGTTTGTACTCTATATTtttgtcttggtgcagttaccaaACAGGGCCTACTTGTTATCCTTTAATGATAAAAGTTATTATCTAATGATTATAGGTTAGGTACTAATGATATAAATCTTTGCAGGGTGCTATAACAAAGAGAATGACTGCAATTGAAGAAATGGCCGGAATGGATATCCTATGCAGTGATAAAACAGGCACATTAACTCTCAACAAGCTTACAGTGGACAAGAATCTAATTGAGGTTTGATAACTCATTTGTCCTAACATTTTGAAACATAGTTAAATGTAAAGAAGATAATTTCTTAAAGAAAGAAGATAATGGAAAGACAAAGAGTAACTCCATTGTCTATACAGCCATTCATGTGTTTTCAAAATACTAACctgtttcttctttttccaaCAATGATCAATATCTGGCAGGTCTTTGCTGATGGAGTTAATCAGCACATGGTTGTACTTATGGCTGCAAGGGCATCAAGGCTAGAGAACCAAGATGCAATTGATTGTGCAATTGTATCTATGTTAGCAGACCCAAAGGAGGTACTATTTCAACTACCAACCTGGTTACTCTTTTGGATCATCTTCGAATcatttgaaaaactaaaaaataaaaccgATGCCTTACTGACTACTAGTGGGAGATTTTACCTCCAGAAATTTGTCTCAGGAATTAATTGTTTGTAACCAAGAAGGGAAACGGATCACATCTCATACTCTTGAAAAAAAATACCCTTACAGGTGATCAGCTTGCAATTACTAAGGAAACAGGAAGGCATCTTGGAATGGGCTCTAACATGTATCCTTCTTCGTCGCTGCTAGGAGAAAGCAAAGATAATTTTGCTTTTGTTCCCGTCGATGATCTTATAGAGAATGCAGATGGTTTTGCTGGTGTCTTTCCTGGTAAGTATAATAGCAATCACAGAAAAGCTCTAATCCAAATTCTTGTCTATTTTCTGATTATATATGTTCCCTCAGAGCACAAATATGAGATTGTGAAGAGGTTACAAGCTAGAAAGCACATTTGTGGGATGACTGGTGATGGAGTGAATGATGCACCAGCTTTGAAGATAGCAGACATAGGTATCGCTGTAGCAGATGCAACAGATGCTGCAAGAAGTGCCTCTGATATAGTTCTAACAGAACCTGGGTTGAGTGTGATCATAAGTGCTGTTTTAACTAGCCGTGCAATTTTCCAAAGAATGAAAAACTACACAGTAATCCCCCAACTACGAACATATTAAGAAAATATTGCAATAGTCCTTGTTGtaagaaaaaattcaaaaccttattttatttttcttttgcagaTATATGATGTATCTATCACCATCCGTATTGTGGTAAGTTATAAGTGCATATATGATATATGGAGAATTTAGCAGTGATCAAGCCatcattttctttccttctcaTTTTCAGTTTATTTTGGGTTGCAGGTTGGCTTTATGTTACTCACATGCATTTGGGAATTTAACTTTCCTCCCTTTATGGTTCTTGTCATAGCCATTCTCAACGATGGTATTACTATCTGCTCTCAAATACCATATTTAAAATGCATTATTTGGAGGTCTTCTCTACAGTTATAGTAACATTAGCTACAATTATGTATGATCTAGAGGAAAGAAGTTTAAGAGGGCTAGAGGAAGGAGGAACAGCGAAGGACTTAAGATTTAAGTTgtattgtttttgtatttttcttcagtttttagttttagaatttgaactcgagatttattttgtatttgagtatattttttaatgtataaaacaattataacaaaaattatatatgtctataattattatttgatttgtcttgtaatataagtttggtaataaaaaagaaatgaaaaatttatattttatattgataaaggtaaaaataaaaaaaaaggattttttttttaaattttacaaggctattgccacgcttttaaagcgtggccgtatctctagCTATGACCACACTTTTCTAAAGTGTGGTCATATCTTGCtatcgccacgcttcaaaagcgtggctatatctctctctatcgccacgctttgaaagcgtggccatatctctctctatcgccacgcttcaaaagcgtggctatatctcccatatggccacgcttttaaagcgtggccatatcttcCACATAAGGCCACATTTTTACAAGTGGCAGTTtgtaaaaaagcgtggcaaaaaaaagcgtggcaataggctgaaaaagcgtggcaaaaaaaaagcgtggcaataggtcaccctttcaaaagcgtggcggtagctcaaaaagcgtggcaaaaagctatcgccacgctttttttagcttttcgccacgctttaaaagcgtggcaatagacgtattttcttgtagtgactaaAAGTCTAAACACGTAAGGGTTTATCTAAGATAGTATTTAGAAGAGAAACAAACactgaaaaattgaaattaagagTCTGAGAAATTGAGActaagagatggagattaaaataaattttgtattgtgtttagtgtaaaaatgtataaaattgaattatgtcttaatattttatttagtttaaaataaatacaaagagttaaataagtaaaaatactaaaataccctcactaattaaaaaaatttaaaaagaaccCTACCTACCCCCTAGTCATTCTCCTCTTTTTACTGAATCTCAATAATCATATCTCTTATTCCCCTCTCTTCTTCGTTTCATTGCAGAATCCACTCTTCATTGCCGATTTCAATGGCTTTTGCCTCCGTCAACAATAATCACACCCCTTATTCCACTCTTCACTGCTGATTTCacttccttctttctctctctctctctcccgtaCATACTCTCTGTCATTGCCCACGCTCTTTCTCGCACTCCATCGCCGTTGCCCAGCACCCAGGTCATTTTCGTGCTCCGTTGCTGTTGCCCAGCACCCACATCTCTCTCGCGCTCTCATGCTCTCACTCTCGCACTCCATCGCTATCACCCAGCACCCGTCGGCAGCTCTTCTTTCTATGCTGCCATCTCCTCCACCTTCCTtcctctcctttctttcttctctctctattCTGATTTtgagatatatttgatattattgTTGTTGGTATTATTGTTCTAATTTTGCTATTGTCTTGATATTATTGTTGTTAGTAATGATGGATGCAAGGAAGGATGATGGTTGAGATAGTAGGAATGAGAGATGGGGTGGAGTTGGAAGGTGAGAGATGGTGGTCCTGGCAGCAGCAATAGGACAGAGGTGGTGGTTGAAAAACTGAACGAGGGTGAACTTAAAATTAGTAATTTGGGATAAGGGTATTTTGGAAAGAATTATTTGTTAAAGTTTTAGTTTTCGtcctaaaaaattttagttttttgtgTTTCTATTTTTTAGAGGtattgaaatactaaaattttggagatgatgactgaaattttaataccaatctctaggccaacaaacatgatattgagtCTCAATTCTCTAATCTTCATCTCAGTATTTCAAAACAAACACTACGTAAGAGTATACTTTAAAATTACtaatgaaaaaattatataaaaatataaaatttaatcttttaatatattcgttgtttctttttcaaagtaaaaaatttaaaattttttattaataataactttaacatatattcttaaaaataaGTCAATTAAATCTTAATTATTAAGATTTCGGTTAATTgaattctggtttttttttttttttttaagttatgatGGTTTGAGAAATTAATTAAGTCCACAATGTAAGCTCAGTTAAAAAACATGCACATTCAGACTGAAGTTTAATATGAAATACTAACTTTAACAATGTTAGACATacactaaaaattatttattaaattaatttttatattttatatacaaatacgtgtattatgtaatttatttttaatatttattttatattttaaatatattttatgttgGTAAGtaatttttagtgtatatttaatataattattctaacttttattataaattaaacaataaattaaaggttgtgattctatttctaatataCCATCTCAAGTCCATCAGACAATTCTAAAACTACTCTCTACAAAAAgttaagtaaaataaagatacttttaTGGTTCGAACTGCATTACTAATGTATAAGAAAAATATAgagaattattagaatttattatttttaattattagttaattattaatatttaaaaatataaaataaaaaatattattaaattattaaattaaaaaaataatattaataaccaagtaataataaaaaaataaataaattctgatATCCTTATTATTTCTCATCACTATGTAATTATATAATCGACACATAACTACGGTTATAATTAATTAACTGTTTTTCAACCCTGACAAATAGAAACAAAGAGGGGGGCATATATTGAGCCCCATATATAGTTGAAAAACTTTGAACGGTGGGCATGTGTTATTGTACTATTATGGACGGTGGTACTAATGATAGAAAATTTGTGATGAGATGATGATGAATAGACGGACCTAACGAGAAGAGGGGCCCCTTGCCCccactaaaaatttgaaaaaaagtaaaaattatatatagatgAATATATTTATTCTAAGTATTAAATTATCTTGGTCTCCATTGAAACCTatgttaaaaaagatttgatttattaaaattaacatgAAATAATACTTATCTTGTTATAAGTATCaagattaaaactaaacaaataaataaatcaacttaataaaaaaaatcaataaatagtgataatgtattttttgaaattagtCAATTAACTAATTATCAagttaaaacttaattttttgaACATAAGtggaattattaattttttttcaaaaattagttgaaaaaaatattatttattcattaattaatattttttaaattaacagtagaatatcaaaattaaatttaaaaatataaaaataatatttaattcttttaaaaataaagagaaaaaaccattatcaactaattttttattattttaaattcatatacttttcaatgtttatatGTAAGTCTAGTTTTTTTTGGAGTAATTTTAGTTTTaacttataaatatattaatgtataacaaaatttattttggcATATTTTTGCTcccataactaaatttttttaggtCTGTCaattaattgatgatgataatgatccaTTATGATTAATAAGCATGCATCTTGTTCTAGGCAAGCTCTTAGACTTCAAGGATTAAGACCCACTAGTGTGCTAGCTACAAGACCACGTGGTAAATCTACTGAACATCCATACCAAGTGTTTTTGAAAGAAAACAGTTACGGAATATCTCCAAATCTAGGAAATAGTGGATCATCCTCCACCAGAAAGACTACAGAACAGATCCTTGATATTGACCTCGAGTATATAAGGAAGGTAAGTAACCTTTATTTTAGCCTCCTCAACGGATATTCATTGACTTCAGTGTCGAACTAGCCTTGCAAGTACCACCCCCGTTCAAGTTACTAGCACTATCGCACCTCCGTATATACAGCACCAGATTTTCTTCATTATCGACTTCCTTTATGTAATGACATAACATTTGATACTGTCTGTGGGGACCCCAAGGCTGTGGCAAATGATGGATGACCCTCCATCCTTCCCCCAACGAGTCTATGGAAGCAAGGACGATGACCCTCACTAGGGTCAAGATGCCGCTAATGGTGGGTGTACACTAAGCATGATGCATATTGCAACTACCCGGAGCCATCACCAGAGCCATAGCGACGTCCTCCGTTCCTCGGAACGACACTCGTTCAAGCACGTGTCATGCATGAGCTTAAGCATCGGGTCTAGAATCTCGAGTGAGAGAGTTGGTAGCTCGATATTTTTACTGGCCTGAGTTGAGTCATGAGGCCCACTCTAAGATGGAGCCGCTGAGGACTAGCCCGTGTACATGGTCCCCTCTCCAACGATTGGGGGTACAAAGGAGACGTGATGACGAAAACGATCATCACGACCATCCATACTTTAGGAGCGACAGATCTCTCACCCCCCAAAGCCTCAAGTGAGATAGGGTGATATCGGAAAGATCCCAAGAAGGGAAGCAGAGGCTACGGCATGAACCCATGGCGAAGCCACCCCTTTTGATGCTGGAATCTTAAAAGTCGATTTGCCAAAAAACTTTGACAGACCCATGGACATGAGATATGATAGCATGAATGACCCCCAAGAACACATCACACCCTTCAAAGCAAGGATGAACGTTGAGGGAGTCGCTGATGTGGTTCGATGCCAAGCATTCCAGTAACCTTGGTCGGACCCGCAATTAATTGGTTTAACTCATTCCCTCAAGGGTCAATCTCGACCTTTGtagacatttttcaaaatttcctagccCAATTTACGACCCAAATAGCAAAAGCCAAGCACCTGATTGACCTGTTGGGAGTGACTCCACGAAGTtataaatcaaaaacaaaatatttgGCTCGTTTCAACTATGATTGTCTTAAGATAGATGGTTTGATGGACTCGATAGACAGTCTTTACTTGATGAATGGATTGACAAATGAAGATTTCTAAAAGCATTTAACCACAAGGCCGGTGTGGGCTATGCAAGAAATACAAAATGTAGTAAGAGAATACATTAATGATGAGGAAGTGAGTATGGTGGTAGTAGCTGATGCGGAATTTTGCAAAACCATAACTCGACGAGTGCACtgaatcgtatcaagtaataccacagt harbors:
- the LOC112742714 gene encoding plasma membrane ATPase 2-like, translating into MGSNMYPSSSLLGESKDNFAFVPVDDLIENADGFAGVFPEHKYEIVKRLQARKHICGMTGDGVNDAPALKIADIGIAVADATDAARSASDIVLTEPGLSVIISAVLTSRAIFQRMKNYTIYDVSITIRIVVGFMLLTCIWEFNFPPFMVLVIAILNDESTLHCRFQWLLPPSTIITPLIPLFTADFTSFFLSLSLPYILSVIAHALSRTPSPLPSTQSTENGRSIQAPLNTKTDHRTSESQQIVVATGDGPDCLTCPSLECLDQRCQTNVRLAPEAISAARRKTPSSTLPVAEPLED